One window of Hoplias malabaricus isolate fHopMal1 chromosome 16, fHopMal1.hap1, whole genome shotgun sequence genomic DNA carries:
- the scube2 gene encoding signal peptide, CUB and EGF-like domain-containing protein 2 isoform X1 → MGAVWMVRRFCLLLLLLNPRPSTALSHHNDVDQCADGSDACHIDAICQNTPTSYKCTCKSGFKGDGKHCEDIDECDSEYNGGCVHECNNIPGNYRCTCHDGFNLAHDGHNCLDVDECLFNNGGCQHLCVNTMGSYECRCKDGFFLSDNQHTCIHRSVEGLSCMNKEHGCAHICRETPKGGVSCECRPGFELAKNQRGCILTCNHGNGGCQHICEDTNQGPVCRCHARYTLQVDGRSCKERDEGATTASDHNATSLAEVDKRVKRRLLMETCAVNNGGCDSTCKDTSTGVRCSCPVGFTLQPDGKTCKDIDECEFHNGGCDHFCRNTVGSFECSCRKGFKLLTDERSCQDIDECFFERTCDHTCVNSPGSFQCVCNKGYTLYGLTHCGDINECSVNNGGCRHVCENTMGGFQCHCQSGYRLHWNKKDCVESEGSPGTVALAKPTLNCNKHGGAEHCYLTCQSQVNISSGAEDSYTVTCGLPLPVLAGGLGNDSSFHCPGSDPFCAHRIKTVATFKSGPGKCSLKRSQDKFTESFNTALSDKKPLPTENVQFSFVKLHCSSSGRRLRSRHGRKAGEDEGSSITAQFELDLNLEEVTAEDCDLACARRRSEKRLRKTIRTLRKSINREQFHLHFGGSDYELAKKLSRPSVTSEHCGTGQVLLDNKCVSCSVGTYYDTEQRRCVSCPVGTYQEEEGQLSCEVCPGPEGRHTHRMAGARSIVECGGQCSPGQFSHDGFVPCRPCPRGTYQPETGRMFCFPCGGNLITRYDGAVSFQACETKVQCSPGHYYNTSTHRCIRCPLGTYQVEFGQNYCVSCPGNTTTDFDGSTNITQCKNRHCGGELGDFTGFIESPNYPGDYPANIECTWIINPPPKRRILIVVPEIFLPMEDECGDYLVMRKSSLPNSVTTYETCQTYERPIAFTSRSKKLWIQFRSNEGNSRKGFQVPYVTYDEDYQELIEDIVRDGRLYASENHQEILKDKKLMKCLFDVLAHPQNFFNYTAQESREMFPKSFIRFLRSKVLRFLRP, encoded by the exons ACATTGATGAATGTGATTCTGAGTATAATGGAGGGTGTGTACATGAATGCAACAACATACCTGGCAATTATCGCTGCACTTGCCACGATGGATTCAATTTAGCTCACGATGGACACAACTGCCTTG ATGTGGATGAGTGTCTCTTTAACAATGGTGGCTGTCAGCATCTATGTGTCAACACCATGGGTAGCTATGAGTGTCGCTGCAAGGATGGCTTCTTCTTAAGTGACAATCAACACACATGCATCCATCGCTCTGTGG AAGGCTTGAGCTGCATGAACAAAGAACATGGCTGTGCCCACATCTGCAGGGAGACCCCTAAAGGCGGAGTGTCCTGCGAGTGTCGTCCAGGGTTCGAGCTGGCCAAAAACCAGCGCGGCTGCATCT TGACCTGTAACCACGGCAACGGTGGATGCCAACACATTTGTGAAGACACAAACCAGGGGCCGGTGTGCAGGTGTCATGCCAGGTACACACTGCAGGTCGATGGACGCTCCTGTAAAG aAAGAGATGAAGGGGCCACCACTGCATCAGACCACAATGCCACTTCCCTTGCAGAGGTGGACAAACGTGTCAAGCGGCGCCTTCTCATGG agacTTGCGCTGTAAACAACGGAGGCTGTGACAGCACATGCAAGGACACGTCCACGGGGGTCCGCTGCAGCTGTCCAGTGGGCTTCACTCTTCAACCGGATGGCAAAACCTGCAAAG ACATAGATGAATGTGAATTCCACAATGGAGGCTGTGACCACTTCTGCAGGAACACGGTTGGAAGCTTTGAGTGTAGCTGCCGCAAAGGCTTCAAGCTGTTGACGGATGAGCGTTCATGCCAGG ATATCGACGAGTGCTTCTTTGAGAGGACCTGTGACCATACTTGTGTGAACTCCCCTGGGAGCTTTCAGTGTGTATGCAACAAGGGATACACACTCTATGGGCTTACACACTGTGGAG ATATAAATGAATGCAGTGTAAACAACGGAGGATGTAGACACGTTTGTGAGAACACCATGGGTGGCTTCCAGTGTCACTGCCAATCTGGCTACAGACTGCACTGGAACAAGAAGGACTGTGTTG AATCAGAAGGGTCTCCAGGGACTGTAGCCTTGGCCAAACCTACCCTCAACTGCAACAAACATGGAGGAGCGGAGCACTGCTACCTCACCTGCCAATCACAAGTCAACATCAGCAGTG GAGCTGAGGATTCCTATACAGTGACCTGTGGACTGCCCTTGCCAGTTCTAGCTGGTGGACTGGGTAATGACAGCAGTTTTCATTGCCCAG gttcagACCCTTTCTGTGCACACAGGATAAAAACTGTGGCCACTTTTAAATCAGGCCCAGGGAAGTGCAGTCTGAAACGGAGTCAGGATAAATTTACTGAAAGCTTCAACACTGCTCTCTCAG ACAAGAAGCCCTTGCCTACAGAGaatgttcagttcagttttgtGAAGCTGCACTGCAGCTCCTCAGGTCGTCGGCTGCGCAGTCGACACGGACGAAAAGCTGGTGAGGACGAGGGCTCATCCATCACAGCCCAGTTCGAGCTGGACCTGAACCTAGAGGAGGTAACAG CAGAGGACTGTGACCTGGCATGTGCGAGGCGGCGTTCAGAGAAGCGTCTGAGGAAAACCATCCGGACTCTTCGCAAATCCATCAACAGAGAGCAGTTTCACCTCCACTTTGGCGGTTCAGATTATGAACTGGCTAAGAAACTTTCCCGGCCTTCAGTCACCTCAGAGCACTGTGGTACTGGACAAGTGCTGCTTGACAATAAGTgtg TGAGTTGCAGTGTTGGAACTTACTATGACACAGAGCAAAGGAGGTGTGTCTCCTGTCCTGTCGGGACATACCAAGAGGAAGAAGGACAGTTGTCATGTGAGGTGTGCCCAGGGCCTGAGGGacggcacacacacagaatggcAGGAGCCCGGAGCATTGTGGAGTGTGGAG GCCAGTGTTCTCCTGGGCAGTTCTCTCATGATGGGTTTGTGCCGTGTCGACCCTGCCCCCGAGGGACCTACCAGCCAGAAACGGGTCGCATGTTCTGCTTTCCTTGTGGTGGGAACCTCATAACCAGATATGATGGTGCAGTGTCCTTTCAAGCCTGCGAGACCAAAG TGCAATGTTCTCCGGGTCACTACTACAACACCAGCACTCACCGCTGCATCCGCTGCCCTCTGGGAACGTACCAGGTGGAGTTCGGGCAGAACTACTGTGTGTCCTGCCCTGGAAACACGACCACTGACTTTGATGGATCAACCAACATAACACAGTGCAAAA ACAGACACTGTGGAGGGGAGCTGGGAGATTTCACAGGCTTCATCGAGTCACCCAACTACCCTGGCGACTACCCAGCCAACATCGAGTGCACTTGGATCATCAATCCGCCGCCCAAGCGGAGGATCCTCATCGTGGTCCCTGAGATCTTCCTCCCCATGGAAGATGAGTGTGGAGATTACTTAGTCATGCGCAAGAGCT CTCTGCCAAATTCAGTGACGACATACGAGACGTGTCAGACATACGAGCGACCAATTGCCTTCACCTCACGCTCCAAAAAACTGTGGATTCAGTTCAGGTCCAACGAAGGGAACAGTAGAAAAGGCTTCCAGGTGCCTTACGTAACATATGACG agGACTACCAGGAGCTCATTGAGGACATAGTCAGGGATGGAAGACTATATGCTTCTGAGAACCATCAGGAAATTCTAAAG gATAAAAAACTTATGaagtgtttatttgatgttctTGCTCATCCACAAAACTTCTTCAATTACACTGCCCAAGAGTCCAGAGAAATGTTCCCAAAGTCATTCATCCGATTCCTGCGCTCCAAAGTTCTGAGATTTTTGCGTCCATAG
- the scube2 gene encoding signal peptide, CUB and EGF-like domain-containing protein 2 isoform X2, producing MGAVWMVRRFCLLLLLLNPRPSTALSHHNDVDQCADGSDACHIDAICQNTPTSYKCTCKSGFKGDGKHCEDIDECDSEYNGGCVHECNNIPGNYRCTCHDGFNLAHDGHNCLDVDECLFNNGGCQHLCVNTMGSYECRCKDGFFLSDNQHTCIHRSVEGLSCMNKEHGCAHICRETPKGGVSCECRPGFELAKNQRGCILTCNHGNGGCQHICEDTNQGPVCRCHARYTLQVDGRSCKERDEGATTASDHNATSLAEVDKRVKRRLLMETCAVNNGGCDSTCKDTSTGVRCSCPVGFTLQPDGKTCKDIDECEFHNGGCDHFCRNTVGSFECSCRKGFKLLTDERSCQDIDECFFERTCDHTCVNSPGSFQCVCNKGYTLYGLTHCGDINECSVNNGGCRHVCENTMGGFQCHCQSGYRLHWNKKDCVESEGSPGTVALAKPTLNCNKHGGAEHCYLTCQSQVNISSGAEDSYTVTCGLPLPVLAGGLGNDSSFHCPGSDPFCAHRIKTVATFKSGPGKCSLKRSQDKFTESFNTALSDKKPLPTENVQFSFVKLHCSSSGRRLRSRHGRKAGEDEGSSITAQFELDLNLEEVTEDCDLACARRRSEKRLRKTIRTLRKSINREQFHLHFGGSDYELAKKLSRPSVTSEHCGTGQVLLDNKCVSCSVGTYYDTEQRRCVSCPVGTYQEEEGQLSCEVCPGPEGRHTHRMAGARSIVECGGQCSPGQFSHDGFVPCRPCPRGTYQPETGRMFCFPCGGNLITRYDGAVSFQACETKVQCSPGHYYNTSTHRCIRCPLGTYQVEFGQNYCVSCPGNTTTDFDGSTNITQCKNRHCGGELGDFTGFIESPNYPGDYPANIECTWIINPPPKRRILIVVPEIFLPMEDECGDYLVMRKSSLPNSVTTYETCQTYERPIAFTSRSKKLWIQFRSNEGNSRKGFQVPYVTYDEDYQELIEDIVRDGRLYASENHQEILKDKKLMKCLFDVLAHPQNFFNYTAQESREMFPKSFIRFLRSKVLRFLRP from the exons ACATTGATGAATGTGATTCTGAGTATAATGGAGGGTGTGTACATGAATGCAACAACATACCTGGCAATTATCGCTGCACTTGCCACGATGGATTCAATTTAGCTCACGATGGACACAACTGCCTTG ATGTGGATGAGTGTCTCTTTAACAATGGTGGCTGTCAGCATCTATGTGTCAACACCATGGGTAGCTATGAGTGTCGCTGCAAGGATGGCTTCTTCTTAAGTGACAATCAACACACATGCATCCATCGCTCTGTGG AAGGCTTGAGCTGCATGAACAAAGAACATGGCTGTGCCCACATCTGCAGGGAGACCCCTAAAGGCGGAGTGTCCTGCGAGTGTCGTCCAGGGTTCGAGCTGGCCAAAAACCAGCGCGGCTGCATCT TGACCTGTAACCACGGCAACGGTGGATGCCAACACATTTGTGAAGACACAAACCAGGGGCCGGTGTGCAGGTGTCATGCCAGGTACACACTGCAGGTCGATGGACGCTCCTGTAAAG aAAGAGATGAAGGGGCCACCACTGCATCAGACCACAATGCCACTTCCCTTGCAGAGGTGGACAAACGTGTCAAGCGGCGCCTTCTCATGG agacTTGCGCTGTAAACAACGGAGGCTGTGACAGCACATGCAAGGACACGTCCACGGGGGTCCGCTGCAGCTGTCCAGTGGGCTTCACTCTTCAACCGGATGGCAAAACCTGCAAAG ACATAGATGAATGTGAATTCCACAATGGAGGCTGTGACCACTTCTGCAGGAACACGGTTGGAAGCTTTGAGTGTAGCTGCCGCAAAGGCTTCAAGCTGTTGACGGATGAGCGTTCATGCCAGG ATATCGACGAGTGCTTCTTTGAGAGGACCTGTGACCATACTTGTGTGAACTCCCCTGGGAGCTTTCAGTGTGTATGCAACAAGGGATACACACTCTATGGGCTTACACACTGTGGAG ATATAAATGAATGCAGTGTAAACAACGGAGGATGTAGACACGTTTGTGAGAACACCATGGGTGGCTTCCAGTGTCACTGCCAATCTGGCTACAGACTGCACTGGAACAAGAAGGACTGTGTTG AATCAGAAGGGTCTCCAGGGACTGTAGCCTTGGCCAAACCTACCCTCAACTGCAACAAACATGGAGGAGCGGAGCACTGCTACCTCACCTGCCAATCACAAGTCAACATCAGCAGTG GAGCTGAGGATTCCTATACAGTGACCTGTGGACTGCCCTTGCCAGTTCTAGCTGGTGGACTGGGTAATGACAGCAGTTTTCATTGCCCAG gttcagACCCTTTCTGTGCACACAGGATAAAAACTGTGGCCACTTTTAAATCAGGCCCAGGGAAGTGCAGTCTGAAACGGAGTCAGGATAAATTTACTGAAAGCTTCAACACTGCTCTCTCAG ACAAGAAGCCCTTGCCTACAGAGaatgttcagttcagttttgtGAAGCTGCACTGCAGCTCCTCAGGTCGTCGGCTGCGCAGTCGACACGGACGAAAAGCTGGTGAGGACGAGGGCTCATCCATCACAGCCCAGTTCGAGCTGGACCTGAACCTAGAGGAGGTAACAG AGGACTGTGACCTGGCATGTGCGAGGCGGCGTTCAGAGAAGCGTCTGAGGAAAACCATCCGGACTCTTCGCAAATCCATCAACAGAGAGCAGTTTCACCTCCACTTTGGCGGTTCAGATTATGAACTGGCTAAGAAACTTTCCCGGCCTTCAGTCACCTCAGAGCACTGTGGTACTGGACAAGTGCTGCTTGACAATAAGTgtg TGAGTTGCAGTGTTGGAACTTACTATGACACAGAGCAAAGGAGGTGTGTCTCCTGTCCTGTCGGGACATACCAAGAGGAAGAAGGACAGTTGTCATGTGAGGTGTGCCCAGGGCCTGAGGGacggcacacacacagaatggcAGGAGCCCGGAGCATTGTGGAGTGTGGAG GCCAGTGTTCTCCTGGGCAGTTCTCTCATGATGGGTTTGTGCCGTGTCGACCCTGCCCCCGAGGGACCTACCAGCCAGAAACGGGTCGCATGTTCTGCTTTCCTTGTGGTGGGAACCTCATAACCAGATATGATGGTGCAGTGTCCTTTCAAGCCTGCGAGACCAAAG TGCAATGTTCTCCGGGTCACTACTACAACACCAGCACTCACCGCTGCATCCGCTGCCCTCTGGGAACGTACCAGGTGGAGTTCGGGCAGAACTACTGTGTGTCCTGCCCTGGAAACACGACCACTGACTTTGATGGATCAACCAACATAACACAGTGCAAAA ACAGACACTGTGGAGGGGAGCTGGGAGATTTCACAGGCTTCATCGAGTCACCCAACTACCCTGGCGACTACCCAGCCAACATCGAGTGCACTTGGATCATCAATCCGCCGCCCAAGCGGAGGATCCTCATCGTGGTCCCTGAGATCTTCCTCCCCATGGAAGATGAGTGTGGAGATTACTTAGTCATGCGCAAGAGCT CTCTGCCAAATTCAGTGACGACATACGAGACGTGTCAGACATACGAGCGACCAATTGCCTTCACCTCACGCTCCAAAAAACTGTGGATTCAGTTCAGGTCCAACGAAGGGAACAGTAGAAAAGGCTTCCAGGTGCCTTACGTAACATATGACG agGACTACCAGGAGCTCATTGAGGACATAGTCAGGGATGGAAGACTATATGCTTCTGAGAACCATCAGGAAATTCTAAAG gATAAAAAACTTATGaagtgtttatttgatgttctTGCTCATCCACAAAACTTCTTCAATTACACTGCCCAAGAGTCCAGAGAAATGTTCCCAAAGTCATTCATCCGATTCCTGCGCTCCAAAGTTCTGAGATTTTTGCGTCCATAG
- the scube2 gene encoding signal peptide, CUB and EGF-like domain-containing protein 2 isoform X4, with the protein MGAVWMVRRFCLLLLLLNPRPSTALSHHNDVDQCADGSDACHIDAICQNTPTSYKCTCKSGFKGDGKHCEDIDECDSEYNGGCVHECNNIPGNYRCTCHDGFNLAHDGHNCLDVDECLFNNGGCQHLCVNTMGSYECRCKDGFFLSDNQHTCIHRSVEGLSCMNKEHGCAHICRETPKGGVSCECRPGFELAKNQRGCILTCNHGNGGCQHICEDTNQGPVCRCHARYTLQVDGRSCKERDEGATTASDHNATSLAEVDKRVKRRLLMETCAVNNGGCDSTCKDTSTGVRCSCPVGFTLQPDGKTCKDIDECEFHNGGCDHFCRNTVGSFECSCRKGFKLLTDERSCQDIDECFFERTCDHTCVNSPGSFQCVCNKGYTLYGLTHCGDINECSVNNGGCRHVCENTMGGFQCHCQSGYRLHWNKKDCVAEDCDLACARRRSEKRLRKTIRTLRKSINREQFHLHFGGSDYELAKKLSRPSVTSEHCGTGQVLLDNKCVSCSVGTYYDTEQRRCVSCPVGTYQEEEGQLSCEVCPGPEGRHTHRMAGARSIVECGGQCSPGQFSHDGFVPCRPCPRGTYQPETGRMFCFPCGGNLITRYDGAVSFQACETKVQCSPGHYYNTSTHRCIRCPLGTYQVEFGQNYCVSCPGNTTTDFDGSTNITQCKNRHCGGELGDFTGFIESPNYPGDYPANIECTWIINPPPKRRILIVVPEIFLPMEDECGDYLVMRKSSLPNSVTTYETCQTYERPIAFTSRSKKLWIQFRSNEGNSRKGFQVPYVTYDEDYQELIEDIVRDGRLYASENHQEILKDKKLMKCLFDVLAHPQNFFNYTAQESREMFPKSFIRFLRSKVLRFLRP; encoded by the exons ACATTGATGAATGTGATTCTGAGTATAATGGAGGGTGTGTACATGAATGCAACAACATACCTGGCAATTATCGCTGCACTTGCCACGATGGATTCAATTTAGCTCACGATGGACACAACTGCCTTG ATGTGGATGAGTGTCTCTTTAACAATGGTGGCTGTCAGCATCTATGTGTCAACACCATGGGTAGCTATGAGTGTCGCTGCAAGGATGGCTTCTTCTTAAGTGACAATCAACACACATGCATCCATCGCTCTGTGG AAGGCTTGAGCTGCATGAACAAAGAACATGGCTGTGCCCACATCTGCAGGGAGACCCCTAAAGGCGGAGTGTCCTGCGAGTGTCGTCCAGGGTTCGAGCTGGCCAAAAACCAGCGCGGCTGCATCT TGACCTGTAACCACGGCAACGGTGGATGCCAACACATTTGTGAAGACACAAACCAGGGGCCGGTGTGCAGGTGTCATGCCAGGTACACACTGCAGGTCGATGGACGCTCCTGTAAAG aAAGAGATGAAGGGGCCACCACTGCATCAGACCACAATGCCACTTCCCTTGCAGAGGTGGACAAACGTGTCAAGCGGCGCCTTCTCATGG agacTTGCGCTGTAAACAACGGAGGCTGTGACAGCACATGCAAGGACACGTCCACGGGGGTCCGCTGCAGCTGTCCAGTGGGCTTCACTCTTCAACCGGATGGCAAAACCTGCAAAG ACATAGATGAATGTGAATTCCACAATGGAGGCTGTGACCACTTCTGCAGGAACACGGTTGGAAGCTTTGAGTGTAGCTGCCGCAAAGGCTTCAAGCTGTTGACGGATGAGCGTTCATGCCAGG ATATCGACGAGTGCTTCTTTGAGAGGACCTGTGACCATACTTGTGTGAACTCCCCTGGGAGCTTTCAGTGTGTATGCAACAAGGGATACACACTCTATGGGCTTACACACTGTGGAG ATATAAATGAATGCAGTGTAAACAACGGAGGATGTAGACACGTTTGTGAGAACACCATGGGTGGCTTCCAGTGTCACTGCCAATCTGGCTACAGACTGCACTGGAACAAGAAGGACTGTGTTG CAGAGGACTGTGACCTGGCATGTGCGAGGCGGCGTTCAGAGAAGCGTCTGAGGAAAACCATCCGGACTCTTCGCAAATCCATCAACAGAGAGCAGTTTCACCTCCACTTTGGCGGTTCAGATTATGAACTGGCTAAGAAACTTTCCCGGCCTTCAGTCACCTCAGAGCACTGTGGTACTGGACAAGTGCTGCTTGACAATAAGTgtg TGAGTTGCAGTGTTGGAACTTACTATGACACAGAGCAAAGGAGGTGTGTCTCCTGTCCTGTCGGGACATACCAAGAGGAAGAAGGACAGTTGTCATGTGAGGTGTGCCCAGGGCCTGAGGGacggcacacacacagaatggcAGGAGCCCGGAGCATTGTGGAGTGTGGAG GCCAGTGTTCTCCTGGGCAGTTCTCTCATGATGGGTTTGTGCCGTGTCGACCCTGCCCCCGAGGGACCTACCAGCCAGAAACGGGTCGCATGTTCTGCTTTCCTTGTGGTGGGAACCTCATAACCAGATATGATGGTGCAGTGTCCTTTCAAGCCTGCGAGACCAAAG TGCAATGTTCTCCGGGTCACTACTACAACACCAGCACTCACCGCTGCATCCGCTGCCCTCTGGGAACGTACCAGGTGGAGTTCGGGCAGAACTACTGTGTGTCCTGCCCTGGAAACACGACCACTGACTTTGATGGATCAACCAACATAACACAGTGCAAAA ACAGACACTGTGGAGGGGAGCTGGGAGATTTCACAGGCTTCATCGAGTCACCCAACTACCCTGGCGACTACCCAGCCAACATCGAGTGCACTTGGATCATCAATCCGCCGCCCAAGCGGAGGATCCTCATCGTGGTCCCTGAGATCTTCCTCCCCATGGAAGATGAGTGTGGAGATTACTTAGTCATGCGCAAGAGCT CTCTGCCAAATTCAGTGACGACATACGAGACGTGTCAGACATACGAGCGACCAATTGCCTTCACCTCACGCTCCAAAAAACTGTGGATTCAGTTCAGGTCCAACGAAGGGAACAGTAGAAAAGGCTTCCAGGTGCCTTACGTAACATATGACG agGACTACCAGGAGCTCATTGAGGACATAGTCAGGGATGGAAGACTATATGCTTCTGAGAACCATCAGGAAATTCTAAAG gATAAAAAACTTATGaagtgtttatttgatgttctTGCTCATCCACAAAACTTCTTCAATTACACTGCCCAAGAGTCCAGAGAAATGTTCCCAAAGTCATTCATCCGATTCCTGCGCTCCAAAGTTCTGAGATTTTTGCGTCCATAG